The genomic region aacaaaaccgtgcctctcgcggaagcaaaccgtgcttttcgcgaaagaaaaaaaacacgttttaCGCGCAAATTTTTATTTTTGATATTATTTTTTGctccaaaagctaagaaagaccgataGAAAACAAAAAGTTGAAAAACCCGGAAAAAACTGTTTAAAAAGCAACAAACGTGtggtagaaaataaaaaaaattcggaGTGAGCGCCGAGAGCGCGACATGTGACGGCGGCTTGCGAGGCTCCCAaaggagcgctcgtcaactagttgctcccaTGAATCCATGGTGCGGATGAGCAAAAAAGAAAATAGATAACTGGGCTGAGCACAAAGTCCAACGAAGGGTGTGCTCCATGTTGCTGCACAAATACACGTAGATTAAGGCGCTTATGGTGAGGGAAGTCGCGTGTCAATCTGGCCCAAGCGTGGGAGGCCACAAccttgttttttttttgcttttgcttatacttccaattattctaaataaatatattataAGAAAAACTTTAGataagtttgaaaaaaatgttaaccaagcatttgagaTATGTTAAATGTCTACagagaaaatgtttctcatgtatacaaaaGAATATACAACATGTCTGAAAAAGGGTGATCACGTATTTAAAATATATTTAATCAAGAATATGAAAACAATGTTAAATAAgagttgaaaaatgttaaatgtgtatggaGAAAAAGgttaaccatgtattaaaaaaaattagtcttgtatttgaaaaatattatcaaacatttgaaaaatgttaatgtttATTGAAAGaatttgaccatgtattcaaaaacttTTAAtattgtatttaaaaatgttaatcaagcatttgaaaaatgttaaatgtgtatagaaaaaatgtgaccatatattaaaaaatattaatcttgtattttaaaaaataaatttgtattataAAAATGTATTAGATATATACCGGAAATGTgcaatgtgtatagaaaaaagtaGATATAAAATATAACTTTTCAAAAACgttaatcatgtatttcaaaatgcTAAACGNNNNNNNNNNNNNNNNNNNNNNNNNNNNNNNNNNNNNNNNNNNNNNNNNNNNNNNNNNNNNNNNNNNNNNNNNNNNNNNNNNNNNNNNNNNNNNNNNNNNNNNNNNNNNNNNNNNNNNNNNNNNNNNNNNNNNNNNNNNNNNNNNNNNNNNNNNNNNNNNNNNNNNNNNNNNNNNNNNNNNNNNNNNNNNNNNNNNNNNNNNNNNNNNNNNNNNNNNNNNNNNNNNNNNNNNNNNNNNNNNNNNNNNNNNNNNNNNNNNNNNNNNNNNNNNNNNNNNNNNNNNNNNNNNNNNNNNNNNNNNNNNNNNNNNNAAATAAATGAAGAAAAaaggaatgaaaataaaaaaatcagtGAAAACCGAGaaaacaacaaagaaaacaaaaaaagacgGGAAAAATAGTGAAAACAGAGGAAGAACGAAGAAAATCAATGAATAaacaaagaaaaaaccaaaaaaaaaatccCTTTCTTTTCCCTCAAGTTGGCCGCGTCTTCTATTTTACCATGAAATCGGACAAATGCTTCAATGGCTAGCAGCGCTACTCAACACCAAGGAGACTTGATATCGATCCCCCGGTGCTCCCTTTTTCTCTGCTTTTCTTGTTTTAGTTGTGCATTAGTGGGTGGCCGACCCATTACTGCGGATGCTCCAGGAGAGAGCTTCTTTCATTTTGCTATAAGCGGTATATAGTTCTGGTGACTACGCATAATTCACTGGACTGGTTCAGTAGGCGGCCCACCAATCTTGAGCGCTAATATATGGGGAGAATTAATCAACGGATACCCCTTGCGGGAGCCCCCCAAGGGTCACTTTGGTGGGTCATGAGCTCTCAGCCACCGCCATGTGTCGCATATTGAGTGCTCCCtttggatttttttttatttttcgataCAGGTTTTGGGGGGTTTTCCCCTTTTTCGGCTCTTAGTTTTCTCCCAGTTTTCCCtaggttttggagaaatttttttAACGAAAAAACACCTTTTTTCTTCCATGAAAGCACAAATTTGTTTCTTGTGAAGGCAGAGATTTGCTTCCGCATGAAAAAGGTAAAAAAAAAGTATTTTATTTTCTTACACGGGAGGCACACATTTGCTTTTGGGCGAGACAAAGTTGTGCCtcttgaaaaaggaaaaaaacatgttCTTTTTGCTTCTATGGGAGGCACATATTTTCTTCTCTGAGAGGCGCTGCTATGCCTCTCAGAAGAGGGAGAAATGTGTTTTTGTTTCTCTTTCACACAGGAGGCACAAATTTACTTCTCCTGGAGTCACAtatttacttccgcgagaggcacaattgTCTCTCGAAACAAAAAAACACACGTGTTTTTTTTGCTTCCGTAAGAAGCATATATTTGCTTCTCATGAAGGCATATATTATTTCTATGTGAGACATAACTGTGCCTCCCAATAaagaaagaaagtaaaaaaaatatatGCTCTCAACTTTTTTTTTGCTGTCTATTCTAGAACTAAAGGATTCGTTGAAATCTATTGACATGAGATCTACTTTGAATGATCTCGATGCGAGAATTCAATAGAGAAAACGGTTCAGGATTTGGatgcatggtttaagagataaaatattaaaaaaaatagaaaactcccaggttgctaTGACACACATGCTCAACCCAAGGTGGGAATAATCATTGCAAAGGGTACCCTTGATTAGTGAAATGGTAATATGTGCCTAGGTAAACACAAACACTATTCAAAAGCACTAAGCGCAAGACAACAACAACATGGTAAGCAACTGTGCAATGCGGAGCCCAACGGGGATAAACAAAAACACGGTGTATATAATCGGCCTGATAGTTACAACACCATCCATCATCATTCCTTTGCACTGATCCTCGGGAGCTCCACGAGGTGAAATCATGGCACTGGCAGTGCAAAAAGGAGCACCAAGCTACCCGGTCTTCCGCCCCCatcattgagctcattgagtcgcCCTGCGTTGCCATGTGAGGTCGCTATCTAGCTTCTTGATCCGCGCACCCCGTGCTTCTTGGCCTCTACCTTGAGCGACTTGAGGTACTTGACGGCCTCGTCGAGGGCGGCGGGCGTGTCCATCCGGTCGCCGCCGGGGATGATCCCCTTGAgcgtcttcatcatcttcttcatccggTTTTTCTTCCTCTCGCCACCTCCGCCGCCACTCGGGCTGACGCTCACCACGTACCCGGGGGAGCACGTGGAGTCCGGCGAGCCCTCGCCGTGGCTCCCTGAAGTGCGACCCGTGCTCAgcacgtcgtcctcctcctcggagcTCATCAGCGCGTCGATCTCGCCGCTGTCCTCCTTCTGCCGGATCGAGCATTCGCCGCCGCCGTAGTAGGTGCCCTTGCCGTGATCGTAGCCACCGTTGTTGCCGTGCTGGTCATAGCCCCCGGAGGAACCGAAGTTGTTGGGCAGCGACGGGTTGTACATGACCCTGCTCCGGTCGTAGGTCTGATCAAAGATCACGTAGTTCTTGGGGCAGGCATCCGACGGCTGGAACTCGAGCCCGGTGAGCGGCGCCGGGAAATCGTGCTGCCTCCGACCGGCGAGCGGGTCCTCATAGGCAGCCGGCGCCGGTGCCGGCGTGGGGTACCGGTCGTTGGTGTAGTACGCTCCGCCGTTGCCGTACCCGGTCATGTCATAGCCGGCACCGTAGCCGTAGCCGCCGTACCCGTAGCCTGGACCTCCCTGCATCACTTCACTGCTGCGAGCTGCTCAACTCCTAGAGATGTTTATGGGTTTTGTGGGGAATTCGAGAAAAATGGTGTTGATTTCGACTGAAGTATTCGGCCTGCAAGTGGTAGGCACGAGCAAACAATCAGATAGAAGTTAAAGAAAAGAAGTGCAAGCATCAGTGTAATGGAACTGCGATGTACTATGATACATTATCAAGTGTGAGAGCAGAGCGAAACGAGGACTGGAAAGGAAGTGCATACATGCCAGAACAGGACATGAGTACACTACTGCCCCCTCCGCTTCACTATTAGAATACGTTTTGGATATCTTATTAATATAAactacatagtactccctccttcccaaaattcttgtcttagatttgtctagatacagatgtatcaattcttgtcttagatttgtctagatacggatctagacaaatctaagacaagaattttgaaagAGGAAGTACATATTAAAATAAGTGAATAAACACATTAAAAACACGTCATATACATCTTATTTAAAAAAGTTAAAACATCTtatagtgaacggagggagtagcatataaCCCTCGTCAaaaggaaaaggtattaaagtGCAATATGTGATTAAGAGTACAAAGTAATTAATGATGCAACATTTAAATCATACTACAGCCCGCGTAAGTTAGGCTTTACAATTTAAAGATGATTCCTCATGAGAGACATGTTTTGAAATAGCAGATGTTAAGTGACTTGGCTAAGCATAAACATATTATCAATTGTGTGAGGGGTCACGATTTAGACTTTGTGGTCATTTCGAAATCCACTAGACGTGTTTTTTAGAAACATGTCCTAGACCATCTTTCATGTGGTTCCGGCTATGTCTGGCATGTCTTACCTGCATATGGACGATCGAGTGGAATTTTACTTGGCTTCCATTCTTGATGTACGCGTGCGCTGTTTCAAAGGGAGTATCACATCAAATTTCACCTTTAGAACAAGTATGACACCTTCTTATGGGGCTTAGTTGTTGTGTATGGTGTTGCTCAGGAGGAGTTTAAGGAACCGGTCAATATTTGTAGTGATAACCATAATCCATGTTAATTTGTGGGAATTTTAATATCTTCATTATCACCGAGAAAAGAATAAAGACCATTTTGACAATCGGTGACCTTTTCCGTTCAATGATGTCATTAGCAATTTGGATTTGATAGAGATCGACATATCGAGCCATCAGGTCACCTGGGCAAATCGTCGTGTTGATTCTACTTATGAGAAGCTTGAACGTGTCCTGGCTACCACTAATTGGAATTTTAAGTTTCCCCTTGTATTGGTCTGGGCGCTAGAACGCATCAAGTCGTTGTCGGATCATGCTCCACTTCCAATAGACTTTGTTCCGCCATTGTGTCAAGCCGCAACCATAAGTTTAAGTTCAAGTCTGATGGCTCATCAGAGAGGGCTTTCCGAGTTGATCAAGAAAGTGTGGGATATGCAGTCTAGGGGAAGGATGCACATTCAACAGTATAACTATTAGATAACCGCAATACGGCATTTCCTACATGGATGGGCGACACACATTGCTGGtttatatgaaaaaaaatcttaGGTCGTCCTTGATCAATATTGAACTTAAGACAATTAAATGAGCATAACACTCATCTTTTCCGCGAGAAGGAGATCATATCGTAAACGCTCTAAGGCACAATTCATGGTTCATGGTGACACTAACACACAATACATTCATGTGATTGTCGTCACGCTTCAATGTAGGGTGGTTGCAGCTCGGTCGCAGGCGCGACGTTGCATTGCATCGCGTGTGGTCCATTGGTGGTGGTCAGTGGATGGGCCCAAGGGTGGGGCGGCTATCGGCCGTCAAATGCTGCCTCGGGTACCGTATGCGGTTGCGTAGCGTGAGTGGTTGCTCAATTGAGGCGGCTCAACATTGACGGACATCATGCACCGTGGTGGGGCAATGTCGAGTTGTCCAAGATGCATGGTTATTGTGACTCGGTTGAAGACTGGGCGCATTGATTTGGGGTTTGGTGAGTGCTAGGTGAAAGCATCGCACCGACTTCGGTAGATTCCAATGACGTTGTTTCCCTCCTTAGAGGCATCGTCATGGGGGTGGGGCTCCTTCACCTCCCCTGTCGTTTGGGTCTCAAACTTCTCCAGATAAAAATCCATGTTTTGGCTTCGGCCGGAGCAGGCGTCCGTGGCGTACCCGTCGGTTCTCCCATGGATGTGTTGCCTTAGAGGTCCGGTCTTCTATTTGG from Triticum aestivum cultivar Chinese Spring chromosome 4A, IWGSC CS RefSeq v2.1, whole genome shotgun sequence harbors:
- the LOC123088126 gene encoding transcription factor bHLH144, with protein sequence MQGGPGYGYGGYGYGAGYDMTGYGNGGAYYTNDRYPTPAPAPAAYEDPLAGRRQHDFPAPLTGLEFQPSDACPKNYVIFDQTYDRSRVMYNPSLPNNFGSSGGYDQHGNNGGYDHGKGTYYGGGECSIRQKEDSGEIDALMSSEEEDDVLSTGRTSGSHGEGSPDSTCSPGYVVSVSPSGGGGGERKKNRMKKMMKTLKGIIPGGDRMDTPAALDEAVKYLKSLKVEAKKHGVRGSRS